Proteins encoded within one genomic window of Spirulina major PCC 6313:
- a CDS encoding polysaccharide pyruvyl transferase family protein: MTLTEALKNDLNGSCGVTILGYFGGDNLGDDIMLRALIDELNQSCGMPIRVVAYAPISWLEGEVPVDVWKNNWTDNYEILRANLEKSSHLLWGGGTCFTDEDLDGGYKQVLFAKKLGKKVAYVGVGVGNLKKLERQVKTLILINRADYLSLRDAVSYQRARRFCVWNSRKLEQVEDLSYGFLQQWYCDHGPQVADPGYLLVAWRNLTAYGVSDRTQFLTKVSDYILKRCQDHQLTRILLIDTDSQIDPEMNQELLIQLQQLGGELIQVEYDPTIHYTEKLKRIAASSAMITSRLHVAVAAHFFGKPCYAYNYSPKIGYFIDEVKNPKLTLIPIEQLPMG, translated from the coding sequence ATGACTCTGACTGAAGCATTAAAAAACGACCTAAACGGTTCCTGCGGTGTGACAATTTTGGGGTACTTCGGGGGAGATAATCTCGGTGATGATATTATGCTCCGGGCGTTGATTGATGAACTGAATCAAAGTTGTGGGATGCCGATTCGGGTCGTAGCCTATGCCCCGATTTCCTGGCTAGAAGGCGAAGTTCCTGTGGATGTGTGGAAAAATAACTGGACAGATAATTATGAGATTTTACGGGCAAATTTAGAAAAAAGTTCTCATCTTCTTTGGGGAGGAGGAACCTGTTTTACCGATGAAGATTTAGACGGCGGCTATAAGCAGGTTTTATTTGCGAAAAAGCTCGGTAAAAAAGTGGCCTATGTGGGGGTCGGGGTTGGCAACCTAAAGAAACTAGAGCGACAAGTTAAGACCTTGATTTTGATTAATCGAGCGGATTATCTATCCTTACGGGATGCGGTATCGTATCAACGGGCGCGGCGGTTTTGTGTTTGGAATTCGCGTAAATTAGAGCAAGTTGAAGATTTGAGCTATGGGTTTCTCCAGCAGTGGTATTGTGACCATGGACCCCAGGTGGCTGATCCGGGGTATCTGTTGGTGGCGTGGCGCAATTTAACGGCCTATGGGGTGAGCGATCGCACCCAATTTCTCACGAAGGTGAGCGACTACATTTTAAAACGCTGTCAAGACCATCAATTAACACGCATTCTCCTCATCGATACGGATTCCCAAATTGACCCAGAGATGAATCAAGAATTGCTGATTCAGTTACAACAATTGGGCGGTGAACTGATACAGGTTGAGTACGATCCAACGATTCACTACACCGAGAAATTAAAACGCATTGCGGCATCCAGTGCCATGATCACCTCGCGTCTTCATGTGGCGGTGGCGGCTCACTTTTTTGGTAAGCCGTGCTATGCCTATAATTACTCTCCGAAAATTGGCTACTTTATCGACGAAGTGAAGAATCCCAAATTAACCCTGATTCCGATTGAACAACTCCCGATGGGTTAG
- a CDS encoding ABC transporter ATP-binding protein codes for MSRKLQKLFYIIDRKKYEIPVLVVIFLFVSVLDTFGIGLVGPFMGLVNRPELITDSAIIANLYQTLGFTTPSQFIISIGGLIIALFFIKVCFNFKMQEYIFKFSFSQTGSVMRRLLEAYLKTDYTFHLSRNTSVLIQTLILESQNFSQKILVPMLVSLSNLMVLGLLLCLLAWTSPIGTLSIVAVVLITYGITNLFKDRMRALAEDAAAAQSDMIRIVNHGLGSIKETHIIGCAPYFEEQITYEAKRYAMSMGTVMVFNNLPRFIIEALLVSFLIGFTLLVLIISGNTDSLTATLSVFAIASIRMLPASAAIVQATSSIRFNSYIIDKLYQDLIEAEDNRGTYALSSNHESTPSLPFQNTIDLSHISYTYPNIENRALNDISLQIQKGQSIGFIGQSGAGKTTLVDVILGLLIPKSGDLKVDGQSVYENLRGWQNLIGYIPQSIFLLDDTIEHNIAFGVPEEKINQERLRAAIAAAQLTDLIEQLPNGLQEKVGERGVRLSGGQRQRIGIARALYHQRDILVLDEATSALDNETEQLVSDSIQNLAGSLTMISIAHRLTTLKHCDRIYVLEQGKIIESGTYDEVVLKQPPPETPVSEIE; via the coding sequence GTTTTAGATACCTTTGGGATTGGCTTAGTCGGCCCCTTTATGGGATTGGTCAACAGGCCTGAACTGATTACCGATAGCGCCATCATTGCTAACCTCTATCAAACCCTAGGCTTTACCACTCCTTCACAGTTCATCATCAGCATCGGGGGACTGATCATTGCGCTCTTTTTTATTAAAGTGTGTTTCAATTTTAAGATGCAAGAATACATCTTTAAATTCAGCTTTTCTCAAACTGGCAGCGTCATGCGCCGTCTCCTCGAAGCCTACTTAAAAACAGACTACACCTTTCACCTCTCCCGCAACACTTCTGTTTTAATCCAGACCCTCATTCTCGAATCACAAAACTTCTCACAAAAAATTCTGGTTCCGATGCTGGTTTCCCTCTCAAACCTGATGGTTTTAGGGCTATTACTCTGCCTGCTGGCTTGGACAAGCCCGATCGGAACTCTGTCCATTGTTGCGGTTGTTCTCATAACCTACGGCATTACCAACTTATTTAAAGACCGGATGCGAGCATTGGCAGAAGATGCGGCGGCGGCCCAATCCGATATGATTCGGATTGTGAACCATGGCTTAGGCAGTATCAAAGAAACCCACATCATTGGCTGCGCACCATATTTTGAAGAACAGATTACCTACGAAGCAAAACGTTATGCGATGTCCATGGGGACGGTGATGGTGTTTAATAACTTGCCACGCTTTATTATTGAGGCTTTGCTGGTGAGTTTTCTGATTGGTTTTACACTTTTGGTGTTGATCATAAGTGGTAATACCGATAGTTTGACTGCTACATTAAGTGTCTTTGCGATCGCATCGATTCGGATGCTGCCCGCTTCAGCAGCGATCGTTCAAGCCACCTCATCCATTCGGTTTAATTCCTATATTATTGATAAACTCTATCAAGACCTCATTGAAGCCGAAGATAATCGTGGCACCTATGCCCTGTCTTCCAATCACGAATCCACCCCATCGCTTCCCTTTCAAAACACGATTGATCTCAGTCATATTTCCTACACCTATCCGAATATCGAAAATCGCGCCCTGAATGATATTTCTCTCCAAATTCAGAAAGGACAATCCATTGGCTTTATTGGTCAATCGGGGGCCGGAAAAACAACGCTTGTGGATGTTATTTTGGGGCTGCTCATTCCTAAATCCGGGGATTTAAAAGTAGATGGTCAGTCAGTGTATGAAAATCTGCGCGGCTGGCAAAATTTGATTGGCTATATTCCCCAGTCTATTTTTCTTCTTGATGACACGATTGAACATAATATTGCGTTCGGAGTTCCTGAAGAAAAGATTAATCAAGAACGGTTAAGGGCGGCGATCGCGGCTGCTCAACTGACGGATTTAATTGAACAGTTGCCCAATGGATTACAGGAAAAAGTGGGTGAGCGCGGGGTGCGTTTATCCGGGGGACAACGCCAACGCATTGGGATTGCTCGCGCCCTTTATCATCAGCGGGATATTTTGGTTCTTGATGAGGCCACCTCTGCTTTGGATAATGAAACGGAGCAGCTTGTCAGTGATTCAATTCAGAACTTGGCGGGTAGTTTAACGATGATTTCGATCGCTCACCGTTTGACAACGCTCAAACATTGCGATCGCATCTATGTCCTCGAACAAGGCAAAATCATCGAATCGGGCACTTATGATGAAGTGGTACTCAAACAGCCCCCACCGGAAACCCCTGTTTCAGAGATAGAATAG